The following coding sequences are from one Plectropomus leopardus isolate mb chromosome 10, YSFRI_Pleo_2.0, whole genome shotgun sequence window:
- the dop1b gene encoding protein dopey-2: protein MDPEELELQNDYRYRNYASVIEKALRNFESSSEWADLISSLGKLNKALQSNLRYSLLPKRLIIGKRLAQCLHPALPSGVHLKALETYEIIFKIIGTKWLAKDLFIYSSGLFPLLGHAAMAVKPMLLTLYERYYLPLQRALLPSLQAFITGLLPGLEEGLEVYDRTDALLLKLSLLVGQQVFYGALWGSMLVTPMVRLPASVFIVTHFDCMASVRQQSYMLGYDHRQVIKSVCLSLQDTNVLVQRNMLEILLFFFPFAICMDPEQAGISMTGKDMVTVVSAASLTLLRRDMSLNRRLYAWLLGTDKKGFMVAPHPTLSTTMEEHTSFYFNTYSKDFLVQALINILKQKDMESDPENVTGHLRPFRIIISLLDKPEIGPVVLSSVLLEVVRAFHRYCHEMVGKETSSGLSGNQLASKIKENKNASEIIKTVNMLVSSMNSEYLWEYMTRRFCTSLSNKDDPPMPPQQDLNHPPPSVTEMSNLIIFLLDVLPLELHADIQSQFLPEMLGTMLRTLHGQMEFVSLEDVTQSLRACFKVLSKIQMPVAYMDGEAEAQTDEMELLSPEEESKKTQDIEGDKDGSVGQVNGHLGDEEPNRDGGDEAEPADGVYPTLRSEDSGLGISASPSEQQLPPGMGMGEEGDGVCNEGEGVWRRGGTVDTMTQCLQDILAFIATRYLLVQVEDVGGPEEEPRPVLTAVPVDQKTLLPGIGGREIKDKLSELFTPHKLKAEPTPDTPPLAAPVEKKKERGHVGGLDWAAGYMPRSKAEISEACRQAFTATCHLLLECTTFPVYLSEEETLVLHTEMFDTTGGDVDSLPAWLRSLMTLCCLSRDYNIQHTAVASLLELINHSQSLALVIQDKHRRYQTSDSNPLSGRLQMVTLPPISPALLCAIEENTDFYQRVSQVLWNQLDTERREQHISCVELFYRLHCLAPSASICEDIICQALLHKDKSVRLEALHRFSVLWHLTREIQNTRTMSLNRSFDRSLCVVVDTLSCTDGSISAAAQCWLVRALSLGDVIRILEPVLLLLLHPSTQRCSIQSIKQNLTAGNLKGLSNRSRSSTKTSGTSANAMATEVTTLNLMNVVDRESLWAELDSVPESGKLPDPLVVSRSESEETVEEEQREEEEDEAESEHTESADTSGAQVSTENSSSGSVPSNSVDEGGMVNGLRRTESEHTQASDSLSSEDEEDLELEAMARSRLLKQEREKREAIDSLFRHVLLHPVAGGWRHLLQGLALLDSLLRSSAECPLVDALSYTSLDTSSAAHLNLVSNLLQRHQQAQDGHGFYGCLLSPSSTPSVPPSLLIELLVSLCLRFLRSHYPSYLSLGPLDLQGNREVQVKSVEVLTRMVNQLGCKVRGQESNGASLEPIRRLLSECKVQQYALLTLSASMYVSQRGTDKGSPKGLELLDEQGGLSEESLVNLGAGSGQEQYPLQMELLKLLQALIILEYHVWPGGIVSTAGSGGASAQPMEPRESPTATTPLAREWQTAVLFQQSIKAAQYVQSHPITAQGMFVSAAARALQPQYGYGMHPHWVSLLCTCLPYLGRSLGIIVTPLIGQICRNLDELVKLCEHDGGKTNQSLSGRRENIAPDYPLTLLEGLTTITHYCLLDNKRSFVACDPVDVRNARSAVIEALPHMLSSMTLLWRVVMREEYQRRVSDTAQSSRHTSTSVYFKSTKILRQRILEFLVPLTGQYGIQLMASLGAVWSSRKSKRRHKNQVLPVASESRLTIVALVKSLHTLHTDTILQLVKEVVKKPHQIKGEQKSTLVDIPMLQFSYAYIQSISAQTLQENVAPLLSLLRESVQLNLAPPGHFLLLGILNDFVNRLPNLDNKKDTRDLQEVTQRILEAVGGIAGSSLEQTSWLSRSLEVKVQPQVCAEAEEPDDADVDGDHYESVAQASTMVSSSAPSVYSVQALVLLAEVLAPLLDMVYRSDEKEKAVPLISRLMYYVFPYLKNHSAYNMPSFEAGAQLLSSLSGYAYTKRAWRKEVFELFMDPLFFTMDASCAHSWKSIIDHLLTHEKTMFKDIMSMQSGSLKLFTNVDQKPMLLKRQAFAMFSGELDQYHLYLPLIQERLTEALRMNPSPGVLAQMFLMFRVLLLRISSQHLTSLWPIMVTELIRIFARLEKALQADKDVSKLAKVVRGALEKNGPVNFSQAELDMYLSACKFLDTSLAFPPERIPLFQMYRWAFVPEVDVSRYNGPETALIEGEQDCIPHVVRVLEGIQLRYGALNGLSEESSTEHLEFPLLTQRSLSSITQLLPFLRTLCCSFQSPPPYSQPMPHFPVADYPAASADSVLKKLECITEEEFLDSMEG, encoded by the exons ATGGATCCCGAGGAGTTAGAACTGCAGAATGACTACCGTTACCGTAACTATGCGTCGGTCATTGAGAAGGCGCTGCGAAACTTTGAGTCCTCAAGTGAGTGGGCAGATCTCATATCCTCCCTGGGCAAGCTCAATAAG GCATTGCAGAGTAACCTTCGCTACTCCCTCCTGCCTAAAAGGCTGATAATAGGGAAGCGTCTCGCCCAGTGCCTGCACCCAGCACTGCCAAGCGGAGTACACCTCAAGGCTCTGGAGACCTAtgagatcatttttaaaatcattggaACAAAATGGCTGGCCAAGGATCTGTTCATTTACAG CTCAGGATTGTTCCCGCTGTTGGGCCATGCAGCCATGGCAGTGAAGCCTATGCTGCTGACACTGTATGAGCGTTACTATCTCCCGCTGCAGAGGGCTTTGCTGCCCAGTCTGCAGGCCTTCATAACAGGATTACTGCCAGGTCTGGAGGAGGGACTGGAAGTGTACGACAG gACTGATGCGTTGCTGCTCAAGTTGTCCCTGTTGGTGGGTCAGCAGGTGTTCTATGGTGCGCTGTGGGGTAGTATGCTGGTCACCCCCATGGTGCGACTGCCCGCTTCGGTCTTTATTGTCACTCATTTTGACTGCATGGCTTCTGTGCGCCAGCAATCATACATGCTGGGCTACGACCACAGACAGGTG ataaagtcagtgtgtctgtctctgcaaGATACAAACGTCCTGGTGCAAAGGAACATGCTGGAAATCCTGCTCTTCTTTTTCCCCTTTGCTATATGCATG GACCCAGAGCAGGCCGGTATCTCTATGACTGGTAAAGATATGGTGACCGTGGTGTCCGCAGCCTCACTAACTCTACTCCGCAGAGACATGTCCCTCAACAGACGCCTTTACGCCTGGCTCCTAG gGACTGATAAAAAAGGATTCATGGTGGCACCACACCCCACCCTCTCCACGACTATGGAGGAACACACGTCGTTCTACTTCAACACCTACTCCAAAGATTTCCTTGTGCAG GCTCTAATTAACATCCTCAAACAAAAGGATATGGAGAGCGACCCAGAGAATGTGACTGGGCACCTCAGGCCCTTTCGCATCATCATAAGTCTGCTTGATAAACCGGAGATAG GTCCAGTGGTCTTGAGCAGTGTGTTGCTCGAGGTGGTTCGAGCCTTCCACCGCTACTGTCATGAGATGGTGGGGAAGGAAACCAGCTCAGGGCTCTCAGGCAACCAGCTGGCCAG cAAGATAAAGGAGAATAAGAATGCATCGGAAATCATAAAGACGGTGAATATGCTCGTGAGCTCCATGAACAGTGAATACCTGTGGGAGTATATGACCCGGCGCTTCTGCACTTCTCTCAG TAACAAAGATGACCCACCTATGCCTCCTCAGCAGGATCTCAATCACCCACCTCCGTCtgtcacagaaatgtccaaTCTCATCATTTTCCTGCTCGATGTTCTTCCTCTG gAGCTTCATGCTGACATCCAGTCCCAGTTCCTTCCTGAGATGCTTGGCACCATGCTGCGGACGCTGCACGGCCAAATGGAGTTTGTAAGCCTGGAGGATGTCACACAGAGTCTACGCGCCTGCTTCAAGGTCCTGAGTAAGATCCAGATGCCTGTGGCTTATATGGACGGAGAGGCGGAGGCACAGACAGACGAGATGGAGTTACTGTCACCTGAGGAAGAGAGCAAAAAGACTCAG GATATAGAGGGGGATAAAGATGGCAGTGTTGGTCAGGTTAATGGTCACCTTGGAGATGAAGAGCCaaacagagatggaggagacGAGGCAGAGCCTGCAGATGGTGTTTACCCAACGCTCAGGTCTGAAGACAGCGGATTGGGCATCAGCGCCTCACcatcagagcagcagctcccACCAGGGATGGGGATGGGTGAGGAGGGAGACGGAGTTTGCAATGAAGGTGAAGGTGTGTGGAGGAGGGGTGGCACTGTAGACACCATGACCCAGTGTCTGCAGGACATATTGGCCTTCATAGCTACAAG ATACCTGCTGGTGCAGGTGGAGGATGTCGGGGGACCAGAGGAAGAACCCCGGCCTGTCCTAACTGCTGTTCCTGTGGATCAGAAGACATTGTTGCCTGGCATAGGTGGACGTGAAATTAAAGACAAACTGTCTGAACTGTTCACTCCACACAAGCTTAAAGCTGAGCCAACACCTGACACCCCGCCCTTAGCAGCCCCAgtggagaagaaaaaggagCGTGGGCATGTAGGGGGTCTGGACTGGGCTGCTGGCTATATGCCCCGCAGCAAGGCTGAGATCTCCGAGGCCTGTCGACAGGCCTTCACCGCCACTTGCCACCTGCTGCTAGAATGCACCACCTTCCCTGTCTACCTGAGCGAAGAGGAGACTCTGGTTCTCCACACAGAAATGTTTGACACCACAG gtGGTGATGTCGACAGCCTGCCAGCATGGTTGAGGTCCTTGATGACGCTGTGCTGCCTGTCCAGGGACTACAACATCCAGCACACTGCAGTGGCGTCCCTGTTGGAACTCATCAACCACTCCCAGTCCTTAGCACTGGTCATCCAGGACAAGCATAGACGCTACCAGACGTCTGACTCCAACCCTCTGAGTGGGCGGCTGCAGATGGTCACTTTGCCGCCCATCTCCCCTGCTTTGCTCTGTGCCATAGAAGAGAACACAGATTTCTATCAG AGGGTGTCCCAGGTACTGTGGAACCAGCTGGACACAGAGCGCAGAGAGCAGCATATTTCCTGTGTGGAACTCTTTTACAGGCTTCACTGTTTGGCTCCATCAGCGTCCATCTGTGAAGACATCATCTGCCAGGCGCTTTTGCACAAAGACAAG TCTGTTAGGCTGGAAGCACTGCACCGCTTTTCAGTCCTGTGGCACCTGACCCGGGAGATCCAGAACACCAGGACCATGTCTCTCAACCGCTCCTTTGACCG gtcTCTGTGTGTTGTGGTGGACACTCTGAGCTGCACTGATGGCTCAATAAGTGCAGCAGCTCAGTGCTGGCTGGTCAGGGCTCTTTCTCTCGGTGACGTGATTCGGATCCTGGAGCCTGTTCTGTTGTTGCTGCTTCACCCCTCCACTCAGCGCTGCTCCATTCAGAGCATCAAACAAAATCTCACCGCTG GCAACCTGAAAGGTCTGAGCAACCGAAGTCGAAGCTCCACCAAAACTTCTGGGACATCTGCGAATGCCATGGCAACAGAGGTCACCACCTTAAATCTCATGAACGTTGTTGACCGGGAATCCCTGTGGGCAGAGTTAGACAGTGTCCCAGAGTCGGGGAAACTACCGGACCCTTTAGTGGTATCTAGGAGTGAGAGTGAAGAGACAGTCGAGGAGGagcaaagagaggaggaagaggatgaagcAGAGAGTGAACACACTGAGTCAGCTGACACTAGCGGTGCTCAGGTTTCCACTGAGAACTCCAGCTCCGGCTCTGTCCCCTCCAACAGCGTCGACGAAGGAGGCATGGTCAATGGTCTGCGGAGGACAGAGTCTGAGCACACACAGGCGTCTGATTCACTGTCaagtgaggatgaggaggatcTGGAGCTGGAGGCCATGGCCAGGTCTCGCCTTTTAAAACAGGAGCGTGAGAAGAGAGAGGCCATCGACTCTCTGTTTCGCCACGTGCTTCTGCATCCTGTGGCGGGAGGCTGGCGCCATCTGCTCCAAGGCTTGGCACTGCTAGACAGCCTGCTCAGGAGCAGCGCTGAGTGCCCTCTGGTGGACGCTCTCTCCTACACCTCTCTGGACACAAGCTCTGCTGCACATTTAAATCTCGTCTCCAACCTTCTGCAGCGCCACCAACAGGCTCAGGATGGTCACGGCTTCTATGGCTGCTTGCTTTCCCCGTCCTCCACCCCCTCTGTGCCGCCATCCCTGCTCATTGAACTGCTGGTGTCTTTGTGCCTGCGATTCCTGCGCTCCCATTACCCCTCCTATCTGAGCCTGGGTCCTCTTGACCTACAGGGAAACAGGGAGGTGCAGGTGAAGAGTGTGGAGGTGCTGACCCGGATGGTGAACCAGCTTGGCTGCAAGGTACGGGGACAAGAGAGCAATGGGGCCAGTCTGGAGCCCATCCGCAGACTCCTTTCAGAATGTAAAGTGCAGCAGTACGCCCTGCTAACACTTTCTGCATCCATGTATGTGAGCCAGAGGGGGACAGATAAAGGGTCACCCAAGGGTCTGGAGCTGCTGGATGAGCAGGGAGGCCTGTCAGAGGAAAGTCTGGTGAATCTTGGAGCAGGAAGCGGACAGGAGCAGTACCCCTTACAAATGGAATTACTGAAACTCCTCCAGGCTCTCATAATCCTGGAGTACCATGTGTGGCCCGGGGGGATAGTCTCAACAGCTGGGTCAGGTGGAGCATCTGCCCAACCCATGGAGCCTCGGGAATCACCAACAGCTACTACCCCGCTTGCTCGAGAGTGGCAAACTGCAGTCCTTTTTCAGCAGTCCATCAAGGCAGCGCAGTATGTCCAAAGTCACCCCATCACAGCCCAAGggatgtttgtttctgctgcagccAGGGCTCTGCAGCCACAGTACGGCTATGGCATGCACCCCCACTGGGTGTCACTGCTGTGCACCTGTCTGCCATATTTGGGTCGCTCATTAGGCATCATTGTGACTCCGCTCATTGGCCAGATCTGCAGGAACTTGGACGAGCTGGTCAAGCTCTGCGAGCATGATGGAGGAAAGACAAATCAGAG CCTGAGTGGTAGGAGGGAAAACATTGCGCCTGATTACCCTCTGACTCTGCTAGAAGGCCTGACCACCATCACACACTATTGTCTGCTGGACAATAAGAGG tcctTTGTTGCTTGTGATCCTGTGGATGTCCGTAACGCACGCAGCGCTGTGATCGAGGCACTCCCGCACATGCTCAGTAGCATGACATTGTTATGGAGGGTGGTCATGAGAGAAGAATACCAGAGACGTGTATCTGACacagcacagagcagcagacacaCCTCTACCTCTGTGTACTTCAAAAGCACAAAG attttacgGCAGCGGATACTGGAGTTTCTGGTCCCACTAACTGGGCAATATGGGATTCAGCTCATGGCTTCACTGGGAGCAGTGTGGAGCAGCAGAAAGAGTAAAAGGAGACATAAAAACCAA GTTTTACCTGTAGCCAGTGAGTCTCGTCTCACCATCGTGGCTCTGGTGAAGTCGCTGCACACCTTGCACACAGATACCATCCTACAGCTGGTCAAGGAGGTGGTGAAAAAACCACATCAGATCAAAGGAGAACAG AAGTCAACTCTGGTAGATATCCCCATGTTACAGTTCAGCTACGCCTATATACAGAG CATTTCAGCTCAGACTCTGCAGGAAAATGTGGCTCCTCTCCTCAGTTTGTTACGGGAGTCTGTTCAGCTCAACCTGGCTCCACCTGGACACTTTTTGTTGCTGGG AATACTCAACGACTTTGTCAACAGGCTCCCCAACCTGGACAATAAGAAGGACACTAGAGATCTGCAG GAGGTGACTCAGCGGATCTTGGAGGCAGTGGGTGGGATCGCGGGGTCCTCTCTTGAGCAAACCAGTTGGCTCAGCCGCAGCCTGGAGGTCAAAGTTCAGCCACAGGTGTGCGCTGAAGCAGAGGAACCTGATGACGCAGACGTGGACGGTGACCATTATG AGTCAGTGGCTCAAGCCAGCACCATGGTTTCGTCTTCAGCTCCCTCAGTTTACAGCGTGCAAGCTCTTGTACTCCTGGCTGAG GTCTTGGCACCTCTTCTGGACATGGTTTACCGCAGTGATGAGAAGGAGAAAGCCGTTCCTCTCATTTCTCGGCTCATGTACTATGTTTTCCCCTACCTGAAGAACCACAG TGCCTACAACATGCCCAGCTTTGAGGCAGGTGCTCAGCTGCTGAGCAGTCTAAGTGGGTATGCCTATACCAAAAGGGCCTGGAGAAAAGAGGTCTTTGAGCTCTTTATGGACCCTCTCTTCTTCACCATGGATGCCTCCTGTGCTCACAG TTGGAAATCCATTATCGACCACCTGCTGACTCACGAGAAGACCATGTTTAAAGACATCATGA GCATGCAGAGTGGCTCCCTGAAACTGTTTACCAACGTAGACCAAAAACCCATGCTGCTGAAGCGCCAGGCATTCGCCATGTTCAGCGGAGAACTCGACCAGTATCATCTGTATCTGCCCCTCATCCAAG AGCGTCTCACTGAGGCTTTGCGGATGAACCCTAGCCCTGGTGTTTTAGCCCAAATGTTCCTGATGTTTCGTGTTCTCCTGTTGCGGATTTCGTCCCAGCACCTCACATCTCTTTGGCCAATTATGGTCACAGAACTG aTTCGCATATTTGCACGTCTAGAGAAAGCTCTGCAGGCAGATAAAGACGTCTCAAA GCTGGCTAAAGTGGTGCGGGGAGCCCTTGAGAAAAATGGACCAGTGAATTTCTCTCAGGCAGAGTTGGACATGTACCTGTCAGCCTGCAAGTTTCTGGACACCTCCCTGGCGTTTCCACCAGAGAGGATACCACTCTTTCAGAT GTATCGTTGGGCGTTTGTCCCGGAGGTTGATGTGAGCCGCTACAATGGCCCAGAGACCGCGCTGATAGAAGGCGAGCAGGACTGCATACCGCATGTTGTCAGAGTACTGGAAGGGATTCAGCTGCGATACGGg GCACTGAATGGGCTGAGTGAGGAATCCTCCACAGAGCATTTGGAGTTCCCCCTCCTCACTCAGCGCTCTCTGTCCTCCATCACCCAGCTGCTGCCTTTCCTTCGTACCCTTTGCTGCTCCTTCCAGAGCCCTCCCCCCTACAGCCAGCCCATGCCCCACTTCCCAGTAGCCGACTACCCAGCAGCCAGCGCGGACTCAGTTCTTAAGAAGCTGGAGTGCATCACAGAAGAAGAGTTCCTGGACTCCATGGAGGGTTAG